The Pseudomonas sp. MPC6 nucleotide sequence GGCGCTTGCCAAGGGGCACTGCGCATTTGGATCAATAAGTTGTCAGTTACGGTCATTGAGCGAGCGGTGGAGTGCTCATAGTCTGTGGCACATGACAGAGGGCTGCCAAAGAGCACCCAGACTTTTTCCGTGATCGTTCGTTGTGGAGTTACCGATGGCCGCCGCTCATTACCCAAACCTGTTGGCCCCGCTGGACCTGGGTTTTACCACGTTGCGCAACCGCACCCTGATGGGCTCGATGCACACCGGCCTTGAGGAGAAACCCGGCGGTTTCGAGCGCATGGCCGCGTACTTCGCCGAGCGTGCCCGGGGCGGCGTGGGCCTGATGGTCACAGGCGGTATCGGCCCGAACGATGAGGGCGGGGTGTATTCCGGAGCGGCCAAGCTGACCACCGAGGAAGAAGCGCTCAAGCACCGGATCGTGACCCGCGCGGTGCACGAGGCGGGCGGCAAGATCTGCATGCAGATCCTCCATGCCGGCCGTTATGCCTACAGCCCGAAACAGGTCGCGCCGAGTGCGATCCAGGCGCCGATCAACCCGTTCAAGCCCAGGGAACTGGACGAGGAGGGCATCGAGAAGCAGATCAGCGATTTCGTCACCTGCTCGACCCTGGCGCAAACAGCCGAGTACGACGGCGTCGAGATCATGGGCTCGGAAGGTTATTTCATTAACCAGTTCCTCGCCGCTCACACCAACCACCGCACCGACCGTTGGGGCGGCAGCTACGAAAACCGCATGCGCCTGCCGGTAGAGATCGTGCGTCGGGTGCGCGAAGCGGTCGGCCCGAATTTCATCATCATCTTCCGCCTGTCGATGCTCGACCTGGTGGAAGGCGGCAGCACCTGGGAAGAAATCGTGCAGTTGGCCCAGGCCATCGAGCAGGCTGGTGCGACGATCATCAACACCGGCATCGGCTGGCACGAAGCACGAATCCCGACCATCGCCACCAAGGTGCCGCGCGGTGCGTTCAGCAAAGTCACGGCCAAGCTGCGCGGCTCGGTGAACATTCCGCTGATCACCACCAACCGCATCAACACCCCGGACGTCGCCGAGCAGATCCTGGCCGAAGGCGATGCCGACATGGTGTCCATGGCGCGCCCCTTCCTCGCCGACCCGGACTTCGTCAACAAGGCCGCCGCCGGCCGTGCCGATGAAATCAACACCTGCATCGGCTGCAACCAGGCCTGCCTCGATCACACCTTCGGCGGCAAGTTGACCAGCTGCCTGGTGAACCCGCGGGCCTGCCATGAGACCGAACTCAATTACCTGCCGGTACAGCAGATCAAGAAAATCGCCGTGGTCGGTGCCGGCCCTGCCGGTCTGTCCGCAGCGACCGTGGCCGCCGAGCGTGGCCATCAGGTGACGCTGTTCGATTCGGCCAGTGAAATCGGTGGCCAGTTCAACATCGCCAAGCGTGTACCGGGCAAGGAAGAGTTCTTCGAAACCCTGCGCTACTTCAACCGCAAGCTGCAGACCACCCATGTCGAGGTGTGCCTGAACACCCGGGTCGATGTGGCGCAACTGGTCGCAGGCGGTTACGACGAGGTCATCCTCGCGACCGGCATCGCCCCGCGGACTCCGGCGATTCCAGGCGTGGAGAACGCCAAGGTGCTGAGCTACCTGGACGTGATCCTCGAGCGCAAACCGGTGGGCAAGCGTGTCGCGGTGATCGGCGCCGGCGGGATCGGCTTCGATGTGTCGGAGTTCCTGGTGCACCAGGGGGTGGCCACCAGCCAGGACCGTGAAGCGTTCTGGAAGGAATGGGGCATCGATACCCACCTTGAAGCCCGTGGCGGGGTGGCCGGCATCAAGGCCCAGCCCCATGCACCGGCCCGTGAGGTGTACCTGCTGCAACGCAAGGCCTCCAAGGTCGGCGACGGCCTGGGCAAGACCACCGGCTGGATTCACCGCACCGGTCT carries:
- a CDS encoding NADPH-dependent 2,4-dienoyl-CoA reductase; the protein is MAAAHYPNLLAPLDLGFTTLRNRTLMGSMHTGLEEKPGGFERMAAYFAERARGGVGLMVTGGIGPNDEGGVYSGAAKLTTEEEALKHRIVTRAVHEAGGKICMQILHAGRYAYSPKQVAPSAIQAPINPFKPRELDEEGIEKQISDFVTCSTLAQTAEYDGVEIMGSEGYFINQFLAAHTNHRTDRWGGSYENRMRLPVEIVRRVREAVGPNFIIIFRLSMLDLVEGGSTWEEIVQLAQAIEQAGATIINTGIGWHEARIPTIATKVPRGAFSKVTAKLRGSVNIPLITTNRINTPDVAEQILAEGDADMVSMARPFLADPDFVNKAAAGRADEINTCIGCNQACLDHTFGGKLTSCLVNPRACHETELNYLPVQQIKKIAVVGAGPAGLSAATVAAERGHQVTLFDSASEIGGQFNIAKRVPGKEEFFETLRYFNRKLQTTHVEVCLNTRVDVAQLVAGGYDEVILATGIAPRTPAIPGVENAKVLSYLDVILERKPVGKRVAVIGAGGIGFDVSEFLVHQGVATSQDREAFWKEWGIDTHLEARGGVAGIKAQPHAPAREVYLLQRKASKVGDGLGKTTGWIHRTGLKNKQVQMLNSVEYLKIDDQGLHIRIGETGEPQVLPVDNIVICAGQDPLRELHDGLVAAGQNVHLIGGADVAAELDAKRAINQGSRLAAQL